The Lycium barbarum isolate Lr01 chromosome 11, ASM1917538v2, whole genome shotgun sequence genome contains the following window.
actttcaactAAAAGTTGGCTAACGGCATTCGTACAACTTCCACCATCAATGATTAAGGAGCACACCTTATCCACAATTTTACAACGTGCATGAAACAAGTTCTCCCTTTGGTCGCTCTCTTCCCTAGCTAGAGCCCCCATGGCTCTTCTAGCCACAATAGCATGATTCAAGGCTTCTTCATACCTTATCTCAACCTCTTCATCGgaatcaccctcacactcacttctttctcCCTCCTCTTCATGGCCATCCCCGCCCTCATGTTCATCATCGATTCGATACCCATCCCTCACCATTATGATAGTCCTCCGGTTGGGACACTCACTCGCAATGTGCCCTCTCCCTTGGCACTTAAAGCATTGGATGGTAGAAGGTCGGTTATAGTTGGTGTTAGAATTgttacctcctttagccttgtcatcACCTTTGGCTTTGTAATCGAATTTGGCTTGAGGTGTTTGAGTGTTTCTCTTGGGCTTATCCCAAGTGGAAGTTTTCCACTTCTTTTTGCCTTTGTTCCAAGTTGACGATGATTTGATTTTGTCTTTGTACGACCTCTCTTCTTTTAGATCCGCCTCAACCTTGGATGCATCATGGAATGCTTCTTCAAGACTATTATAGGTTTTGAGCCTCATCGGtttagagatgtctcgattcaagtTGGTTACAAACCTTATAATAGTGTATTCTTCATGATATTCTATCTTGGACTCCATCCTCAAATCCTCAAACTTATCAAAGTACGCTTCCACACATTTCAACCCTTGTTTCAACATGTACAACCTTTTGAGTGCATCTTGGTGGTATGTGGGTGGAAGCCACCTTGTCTCCATGAGCTCAATCAAATCATTCCAAGTTAGGAGATCATAGATGTGTTGTTGAGCTCTTTGTAActtcttggattcccaccaagtagaagcatacccctcaaattgagtgagggcatACTTCGCCTTTAAGGCCTCGGACacattgttcgtgaggaagatgcgttcactttgcaatttccattcaaGGAACTCTTCCGGATTGCTACCCCCTTGGAACGTAGGAAGCTTCACCTTGATGGTGTTCAAATTCCACTCATTATCTTGCCATCTTCCCTGGTCTTCATAACCTGGGGCCCTCCCTAGGTCTACATGACCTTggaatctagggtcatgtccCGGAAACCTCCAAAACCTCCTCTTCCTCCCCTCCCCCCTATTATTCACTCCTCCACGCCTCCCTCCTTGCCGGTTATCATCCCACAACCGACCTTGTGGATAGTCATCATACTCCTCTTCATTGATGGGGTATTGGTAGTGGcgttggtattggttttggttagGAAAGGGATCTTGTGTTTGGACTTGGGGTGTTTGTTGTAAGGTTACTTGAGGGATTGCCTCATTCGGGTTGTGTTGGTAAACGTGGGGATAGGTTTGTCGATTGGTGTTTTGGAAAGTGGGGTTTTGGAAAGGAAGGTTGGTTGTTTGGGGTAGTGGAGCTCTTTGGGTGGAGGTGGTTGTGCTGTTGGGATTGCACAAGGCATGGGCTTGTCCCGGAGTAATGGTTGGTGTAGTGTCTTGTGTTTTATCCCCATCACCTTCATTCCGAGAACGGGGAGTGCCCATTCTACTCGAACTCTCCATTTGAACTTTCTCAATACTCACCAtccgttcatccatacccttcaacttcccactcaCACCATTCATCTCTCCCCTCATGTCTTCCATACCCGCTTGCATGCCCGAGATTTGATTCATGATCATAGCCAATGAACTTGCTATGGATGACATATCTACTACCACTTCCGTCCTATCACCTTGGTTAGACATgatgacctgcaaaactagcaaacaagaTTAGCAATAAAAGCCTCACGTCACTTGTATTGAACTCTCGACCTTACCACACTCCGTGCTCtttcgaagttgttgatgaatcgctcgcccaatcaaattcacacgttgcttatcctttgtggtagaatggattTTTGTTTAGATGAATGACGGACGACTCAAAGCAAATCGGATGGGAGACAATAAAATTTCAACGAGATAACACGACGAAAAGCTTGAAAGgaattagcacgaaagaaatgtGGACAAAAGAACTAGTAggcacaagtaggaacaactaccaaatggctactagttgaaaGACACAAGAAAATGGGATGCTAAAAacggaaaataaataaaatttcagcccgggtaggtgataacttgaaagcGGGGTCTTGAAGTCCcaaatgatccaaggtatcaatttgaaataatgaaaattttaaaatttctataatcttttttttttttgtcctaataaaggactagggacacaagattatcaactaaggatcaagaaattttgagaaatggaagtgggatgaaatgaaatttggacttgaaaaggtaccttgagtttacggtttgagcttgacaaaatacggtctgtattgtggtttacggaccgtcctttgtggccgtatttagtgatgcccaaaacaTAATGTACCTTGCATTTTACGACCCACGAGAtacgtattgtggtttacggttcGTCCTTCGTGgccgtatttagtgatgcccaaaacagaatgttccTTGCCTTTTACGACCCACGAGATACGGGTCGTattgtgatttacggtccgtattacgatttacggtctgtatttaacGAGGTTGCCAAATTCCAATGAGCTCCTTATCAAGATCGAAGTTTACGACCcagattacggtccgtaaagtgatttacgggccgtaatttGCAATATTCTCTGCTTCAGTGATTTTCGTGTTGAACTCGATCGTCTCGAAATTTGGACCGAATTTCTTGGATCTGATGACGTTTCTGGGCCCACTCAACCTAGTAATTACCCCTTTTTgggtagaaaaacaacttttcaacttttgacttggattccttggatctaactttcctttttatcttcttcttcaccaacaacaaagatgaacaatgaagaacacttaaaaacccaatgtggtccaaatcaactcgtttttcCCCCAATTTTTAGATATAAGCTCCTTATCACTTagacaacaaagcccaatatgaaccaaagctcaatttcaccaaaatccACTAAgcccactttgagttcttcaagctttgatgaacctctaatggtggaaACTTCAATCCTTACCCAAATGGCTTCAAATTTTGTTTCTAGCTGTTtcccaccacaacaaactcaaatctaactttaaaaacaacaaaatcaaatcacaaaacgatttttgattatttttttttgggggggattTTCGGATTTTTGATTTTTTGGGGGGATTTTCGaattttgagcctaggattagaaattgaaGGAACAGtctcttagcctatgctctgataccaaatgataagattcaacctaaggaaactctaagaattaaacaaaaataaaggaaaacaaaaggTGGATGAAGAAGTGGGGATTAAGGAGAAtagaggatagatacttgacccaattaGTAATGAATCCTATAGGCAAATCTAAGTATATCAAACTTAAACCCTCCTATTATGAATTCAATCAAAAGAACCAAAGTAATTTGAATCAAGTAGAATACTCAATTGGaaaccacaaatgagcaatctagatgaattcaatggataagcaaatTCACTTTGCAACAATGAAATCACATTTAGTGTAGTAACCTAACAATCTATCTATTAACTAAAATCTCTCAATAGTTGAGTTCACATAATATCaaagctaagtcttccaaatggatgacaaaaaactatttatactaatgtctattacaccaaaaggccctaaagtggctcttttgcaaaaatacccacatgggtttccaattgcatccaaagcctcATCACTTGtaattatgacctccaattgtcattctgaccccataacttgcaagtatgatctccaattgcaatcttagccccaAAGTTTCACTTTTAGCCATTTTGCACTTCTAGCCATTTTGCGACTCTTCCAATTCCAACTCCCAGATGTTGTAAATCAGCGAAGTCTTCTCTCCCATCTCCCCCAAGGCATCCCTTTTTGTGAACAAGGCTTGGaactcttgaagttctcttgcttgacttcTTGTGAGTGCTTGTTGGGTTCATATCAATCTATATGAGAGGTATGGACGTCAGGACGGGTACAAGTTGTTCAAGAAGGAATTTTCGTGCACTCCCGCTCATTGGCAAGCTAGACGACCCATTGTATTCGTTGTTTCCTTACTTGGGATTTTGGTATTCCCACGTGAATACGGCAAGATCAGCACTTGCATATGTTCTGTGGCTCAAGCACTCTTTGAAGGGGTTAATGGCGCACAATTCACTTTGGTTCCCATGATTTTGGTAGAAATACTCCGGGCTTTGGGAAAGTGTAAACAGGGAGAAACAAGTTTCTTTAAAGGATGCAATCTTCTCCTCCAGATGTGGGCAATGGAGCATTCATATTAACGCCCCAATATGGCAGATATATGCTTTAGTGAGTCAAACAAAATTGGTAGTTTTTATGAAAGGATGAAATCGTTCATATCTCCAGTTGGCACTCACGATTGGTACGAGTTCTTGGCTTCCCGAACTGGTGATCAAATCCAATGGAAGTATCTTTGCTACCACGTACCGCGGCTTACATAAGAGGAAGGAAGCTTTACTATATTGAGCTTATTGGGTTGAAAGGCCTCTCCAAGCTGATATGAGCGGTTTTGAAATCCTTTTTGGGCCGACTTCAAAGTTCCTAGAGCTGGCCTAATTCTTGATGAATGGGCTAACATTAATCCGATAAGCATTGGGGCTGGACTGGCAGGAGGTATTCTAGAATATCATGCATGGCTGCAAGAAGATTATGGTAACATAGCGCCTAGCCCAGTAGGTGAATCAGGCTTCGAAGACAAAGTGAAGACAATTTGGACAAAACATTCTCGCTTGGGGGCCATGGTTGTCACCCCCGAGATGTGGGCTCAAATGGCGAATATAATGCAGTATTTGGGGAATGCGAGAGCGGGGCCTGGCAATGATGGAGCATCATCTTCCGCTCAGCCGTCAGCATGATCAAATGCAAAATTTTAGGCCTAAGTTTAGGATTGTCTTTACATTATCTTTGATGTATTCTGGTTTATTTAATGTACTcacttttattttattcaatGAAATTTGGCctttttatttccaaactcaagtgtctcaaATTAAATGTCTTGGATCACTCTATTATAATCCcgaatatttggcgttaggcttacctctggcacaaaagaggttCCGTTCATAATAGGTCGCGCTATGCTTGCTATATTTCTCTTttactatgtgatttgtttgctatgcaatatgtgtttctttCAACGTTATTTTCTCAATGTTCGCATTATTTTAAGCAGCAATCATTAGCACTATACTGAcacagttttcttcatttttgaaggttttcttttattttaattatttcccctaaaggttgattcgtgttaactgcgaactggcagaccacccgtacttcacaagatcaaaagcacgagcatccaacgatatgaattattcaggggcatccgaacagactggcttgagACTTGTCACCGTTCCAAGAGACGAACCTAAGGCTTCGGGAGGAGGAAATGATGAACTCATCGCCCAATTGATGCAgcaaatagccaacatgcaaagtgaaattgagcgactgcaaAATCTTACCAACCTCTCCATTACCCTCAACACGCCTCACCATGAACAAAGAACAAGTGCGACAATCCCACCATCCTTTTCACCTGTTGACTCGCCTGCCCCTCAGTCCTTTTCCTCAAATCCTCCACATCACACAGTCAATCCAAACACTATCAATTCAACCCCCATCCCGCAACAAATAGCCTACAACAAACCATCTCATAACAATCgaatccacaacaagccatcccaCCACCAATCAACTCACAACAGACCATCCCACAACAAACTAACCCACAGCAAAACATCCCGCAACAAAATGACCCGCAACAATCCAACCCCCAACAAATTAACTTACAACAAGCCAATCTGCCACCTTTCACCACTCTCTATATTCCTCAGCCTTCAGTTGtccaaactaccccacttacccaaaactaccaagaaaCTCAACACAAACCATTGGCACACACCGCTAACCATAAcacgcagtatgtgccaccggtatatgtagcagaagctcaacctttcactacccaattGCAAGCAGTGAAGCAtccagaggttgacccttatgaggagatggaaagggaagcCAGGGCGAAAGCAGATGAGAATGTAGCAAAGAAGATTCGCAGTCTGAAGGAAGCAGTTAGAAGCATCCAACCCCACAAGGGATGTGAAGGACTAGAGTACAAGGATCTGTGTATTCATCCTGACATCGAGTTACCTACTGGATATAAAGTaccaaaatttgatatgtttgatggaaaagtaaatcctcgggctcacttgAGATCGTACTGTGACAACCTTGTGGGAGTAGGAAAAGATCAAGCCATCAGTATGAAGCTTTTTATAAGGTGTTTGATGGGAGAAGCGCTCGATTGGTACACATGCCAAGACCCGCAGAAATGGCATAGTTGGGGAGAGATGGCACAAGAGTTTATGGATAGGTTCAGGTTCAACATTGAGACTGTCCCATACCGATTCTATTTGATGAAGTTAGAAAGGAAGTCGATAGAAACTTTCAGAGAGTATGATATGCGCTGGAAAGCGAAAGCCGCAAAAGTGCAGCCCCCAATGGCGGAAAGTGAGATGACAACGCTCTTTGTACAGCCTTTAAAAGATGCCACATACTATGAAAGACTGATAAGTGTCATCGGACAAAAGTATTCTGAAGTCATTAAAatgggagatttcatagaagaaggaatcaagatAGGAAAAGTCACAAATCTGGCGGCCTTGCAAGAAATAAGTAAGGCAATTTAATCGGAttcagctaagaagaagagggacggagtgtcTGTGCtcatgaccatccaggaacgaagaccaaaccagatgttaacctaccaatacccttcatcccaGCCATCATACTACAGCCAATACACCTAAGCCCCTCAGCCTTACTACAAACCTCCACCCACTTCCCATCCTATTTACTATATCCAGCCAGCATATTACCCACCTCGAGCACCTTCCCACCAAAGCCTATCACAATACCAGTCGGCCTACTCACCTTAACCCCACTAACAATCACCAAGATGTCCATAAAATGCACCCAGACCTCGCCCAAACTTCGAAAGAAAGCCAACCAAAACCTACACATCGTTAGCCAAACCCTTAACACAGTTGTACGAAAGGTTGAGAAACGTAGGGACACTCCAACCAATTCAGGGAAGAGTTCCTAATCCCCTTCCTGTATGGTATGACGGGAATAAACATTGtgcgtatcactcaggagttGCCGGACATCATAGTGAAAATTGTCTTACTCTCAAAGACAAAGTCGAGGCATTAATCAAAGAAAGAGTCATCTAGCTCAAAGGAGCTCCtccaaatataaacaacaatcctcTACCTAATCATGGTAATGCAAACGTGAACATGATTACCCTTGACGAACATTGCAATTTGGAAGGGACTATCGTGCCAgttaaaaaagagaaaaaggttTAATCATCAGCCTTTATTGCTCCAGTAATCACGGTCCAAATGAGGGCCCCATTTGAAGTGGAAGTGATCACTCCAAGGCTTAGGATCACAGCCTTAGTTGCTCGGGCACCTTCTTTCAACACAAAAGCAGTTCCCTAGAATTATCAGTCTGATGAAAAGGACAAAGCAAAGGGAAAATTTATTGTAGAGATTGTTGCTACTGGATTGACTAGATCTGGCCGGTGTTATGCCCCCGAGAAAGTAGCACGAGCAACACCAAGCAAAGAAAATGGCCAAAAGAAGGCTGTGACTGAGGCTGAAgttgaagaattctggaggaaaatgACGACTAAGGAATATTCTCTGGTTgaacaactaaagaaaacactagcccaaatttctttattggcattgttgatAAGTTCTTAAGCTCATAGGAATGCTTTAGCAAAAGTAATGAATGAAGCTTATGCTCAGCTGAGACTTCCAGCGAGAAATTTTCAGCCATGGTTGGAGAAGTCCTCGAAGCCCACAAAGTTTCTTTTCATAACGATGAGCTGTCACCAGAAGGTTTGGGGCACAATAAGGCATTGAACATCACAGTCAAGTtcaggggtaagtttatttctaaGGTACGTATTGATGGGAGTTCAGCTGTTAACATATGTCCTGTCACTACTCTCCGTGCTTTAGGCATTGATATTGAGAAACTTCGCGAAAGTCAGGTGAGAGTCAAAAGTTTTGATGGAGCTCAAAGAGGTGTCGTGGGAGAGATTGACTTAGCCTTGGAAATCAGACCCGTGGAGTTTACGGTGGAATTCCAAGTAATGGATATATTCGCTAGCTACAATCTGCTGATAGGAAgtccatggatccacatggctggtgcAGTCCCCTCTACCCTGCATCAAAGTTTGAAATTTATCCAGAATCATCAAGAAattgtgatccatggagaaggcagcaATTCAATCTATCCCGAAAGCTCAATTCCTATTATTGAAAGTGTAGAAACACTGGATGGATCTTTCTTTCATATCAAGGAAACCATGTGCACTACCCAAACTGAACGGGTAAATTTTCCACGTgtgcttatgatggtggcatGGGAAATATTAAAGAATGGTTTCAAGCCTGGTCAAGGTCTTGGAATGAACCTGGATGGAATAGTGGAACCAATTCAGTTACCCGGTCAGAAGGATACTTTTGGTCTTGGATACGAGCCCACTCTTGAGGAAATCTcactggctagtctcaaaagaagaagtgataTTCTATTTCCAAAGCCTGCTCTTCTCCTGAATCAATCATTCTTCAAGGCATCCGTCACCCAGGCATCAGAGGAAGCTGCTGAAGACAACCTCGTAGAAGGACTCAAGAATCTATTCATTGCCGAGGAGGAAGCTGAATGCAATGTGATCCTGGATGATTGCCCTAAAACTCTAACCATTTGGGATGATGAGCCTGGAGATATTTTGAataattggacttgtaccccgcccccggtTCTCCGAGAGTCTTgcaatcaaactagtaaatctgctgatactgtgaatgtgacacgtaatgaaaTAAGCGACCCGTAGTAAATGCCGAATCagactctgaagaatatgaagaggacatgcaacctgaagagttaactaaggattttgaacattttgagaataatccaaaaccaaatttggatgaaacataaaccataaacttgggagattcagaaacAGTGAGGGAAACAAGAATCAGCGTCTATTTAACTCCgtcacaaagggaagaattgatcaaccttttgagaCAATATATAGACGTGTTCGCATAGTCTTATGATGACATGACCAGTCTAAGCACAGACATTGTTTCACATAAGTTTCCCATTGATCCGTCTTGTCCGCCagtgaaacaaaagaagagaaatattaaaccggatttgagtttaaaaatTAAGGAAGATGTCTCCAAGCAATTTgatgcaaaggtcattcgagctgcgaggtaccccacttggctagccaatatcgtgctcgtaccaaagaaggatggcaaagtcagggtgtgcgtggattatcgggatctcaacaaggctAGTCTGAAAGATGAATTTcccctcccaaatattcacatacttattgataactgtGCGAAGCATAAGTTGCAGTCGTTCGTTGATTGCTATGCAGGATATCACCAAATTCTAATGGATGAAGAAGACGCtgagaaaacagcattcatcaTACCTTGGGGGAGTATACTATTATCGAGTGATGCCGTTTGGGCTCAAGAACGTAGGTGTCACCTATATGAGAGCAatgactaccatttttcatgatatgatccataaggagaatgaagtctatgtggacgatatcatcatcaagtcacgaaaGAGCTCAGATCACTTGATGGATTTGAAGAAGTTCtttgacaggttgaggcgatacaatttgaaattaaataccgcaaagtgtgcatttggtgttcctgctGGGAAGCTGTTGGGTTTTATCGTGAGTAGGAGGGGCATAGAATTGGATCCTTCGGAGATAAAGCTATTCAAGACTTGCCTGCTCCAAAGAGTCGAAAGGACGTGATGAGCTTCCTCAGTCGTCTCAACTATATTAGTCGGTTCGTAGCACAATCGACGGTGatatgtgagccaataatcaagttgTTGAGGAAAGATGCTTCTACCAAATGGACAGAAGATTGCCAACAAGCCTTTGAGAGAATCAAAGAATATTTGTCTAATCCGcttgttt
Protein-coding sequences here:
- the LOC132619638 gene encoding uncharacterized protein LOC132619638, whose translation is MEREARAKADENVAKKIRSLKEAVRSIQPHKGCEGLEYKDLCIHPDIELPTGYKVPKFDMFDGKVNPRAHLRSYCDNLVGVGKDQAISMKLFIRCLMGEALDWYTCQDPQKWHSWGEMAQEFMDRFRFNIETVPYRFYLMKLERKSIETFREYDMRWKAKAAKVQPPMAESEMTTLFVQPLKDATYYERLISVIGQKYSEVIKMGDFIEEGIKIGKVTNLAALQEISKSDEKDKAKGKFIVEIVATGLTRSGRCYAPEKVARATPSKENGQKKAVTEAEVEEFWRKMTTKEYSLVEQLKKTLAQISLLALLISS